In Euphorbia lathyris chromosome 9, ddEupLath1.1, whole genome shotgun sequence, the following are encoded in one genomic region:
- the LOC136207424 gene encoding DNA damage-repair/toleration protein DRT102: MEESGVTISTRPLKVITGADSFGCPLKDALVSHLRSLNIDVEDLGTSSYYSIAAEVGRRVSAANTTSPSSPSPEIRGLVACGTGCGVSIFANKFPGVFASTCLTPADAINTRSINNCNVLAVSGMSTTPETAIEILDAWLNTPFKAPCPASNFAPWSEDLSSFLDKSLIEMPKIGGKDESKENLTPCALCCLTKNRKLDPIDMIPGGSMKIVRESPTSAIVRFKAGSVEPAHHHTFGHDLVVMKGRKRVWNLSKKVKYDLNVGDYLFTPGGDVHRVKYFEDTEFFIKWEGQWDIFFDEELEVAKAKIEEEEGEDGFEWIK, translated from the coding sequence TTTCTACACGGCCTCTCAAAGTTATAACCGGAGCTGACTCCTTTGGCTGTCCTCTCAAAGACGCTCTCGTCTCCCATCTTCGCTCTCTCAATATAGACGTTGAAGATCTCGGCACTTCCTCCTACTACTCAATCGCAGCAGAGGTTGGCCGCCGCGTCTCCGCCGCCAACACAACATCTCCATCTTCACCTTCCCCTGAAATCCGCGGCCTCGTCGCTTGTGGAACTGGATGTGGCGTTTCAATCTTCGCCAACAAGTTCCCTGGCGTTTTCGCCTCCACCTGTCTTACTCCCGCCGACGCCATTAACACCCGCTCCATCAACAATTGCAATGTCCTCGCCGTCTCCGGCATGTCAACAACTCCAGAAACCGCGATAGAGATCCTCGACGCATGGCTCAATACTCCTTTCAAAGCACCATGTCCGGCTTCAAATTTCGCTCCCTGGAGCGAAGATCTATCTTCTTTCCTGGATAAATCCCTAATTGAGATGCCAAAAATTGGGGGAAAAGATGAATCGAAAGAAAATCTAACTCCGTGTGCGCTTTGTTGTTTAACGAAGAACAGGAAATTGGATCCGATTGATATGATTCCAGGAGGTTCGATGAAGATAGTGAGGGAAAGTCCGACTTCAGCGATAGTGAGGTTCAAAGCAGGGAGTGTGGAACCGGCTCATCACCATACATTTGGGCATGATTTGGTGGTGATGAAGGGGAGGAAAAGGGTGTGGAATTTGAGCAAAAAGGTAAagtatgatttgaatgttggaGATTATTTGTTTACTCCAGGTGGAGATGTGCATAGGGTGAAGTATTTTGAAGATACTGAGTTTTTCATTAAGTGGGAAGGGCAGTGGGATATTTTCTTTGATGAGGAACTTGAGGTTGCTAAAGCtaaaattgaagaagaagaaggagaggatGGATTTGAGTGGATAAAGTAG